The following are encoded together in the Mycolicibacterium arabiense genome:
- a CDS encoding SRPBCC family protein: MTSSTPKTEDAGPRTVSRSVQVAAPVADVFALIVDPHRHPEIDGSGTVRDVDVKGPHRLHQGDAFTVGMTQYGVPYKIKSRATAVEENRLVEWQHPLGHRWRWELSEVSPGTTKVTETFDYSTAKAPFFIELTGYHKKNAEGIESTLTALAERFA, translated from the coding sequence ATGACCTCGAGCACCCCGAAGACAGAAGACGCCGGCCCGCGCACCGTGAGCCGCAGCGTGCAGGTCGCCGCGCCCGTGGCCGACGTGTTCGCACTGATCGTCGATCCGCACCGGCACCCCGAGATCGACGGGTCCGGCACCGTGCGCGACGTCGACGTGAAGGGCCCGCACCGGCTGCACCAGGGCGATGCGTTCACGGTGGGCATGACGCAGTACGGGGTGCCCTACAAGATCAAGTCGCGCGCGACGGCCGTCGAGGAGAACCGCCTCGTCGAGTGGCAGCACCCACTCGGCCATCGCTGGCGCTGGGAACTGAGCGAGGTCAGCCCCGGGACCACGAAGGTGACGGAGACGTTCGACTACTCGACCGCCAAGGCGCCGTTCTTCATCGAGCTGACCGGCTACCACAAGAAGAACGCCGAGGGCATCGAGTCGACCCTGACGGCGCTCGCCGAGCGGTTCGCGTAG
- a CDS encoding ATP-binding cassette domain-containing protein: MTTTVETQPSEAPSGAKVPLVELKNVGKSYGNITALKDICLRVHAGEVTGILGDNGAGKSTLIKIISGLHQQTDGELLVDGEPTTFSSPADALSKGIATVYQNLAVVPLMPVWRNFFLGQELRKKSFPFSLDANAMRATTLTELSKMGIDLPDVDVPIGSLSGGQKQCVAISRAVFFGARVLILDEPTAALGVKQSGVVLKYITAAKEAGFGVVFITHNPHHAHMVGDHFVLLNRGQQKLDCSYEEITLEHLTQQMAGGDELEALSHELGRK, encoded by the coding sequence ATGACCACGACCGTCGAAACCCAGCCGAGCGAGGCCCCGTCCGGCGCCAAGGTGCCGCTCGTCGAACTCAAGAACGTCGGCAAGTCCTACGGCAACATCACCGCCCTCAAGGACATCTGTCTGCGCGTGCACGCCGGCGAGGTCACCGGAATCCTTGGCGACAACGGCGCGGGAAAGTCCACGCTCATCAAGATCATCTCGGGCCTGCATCAGCAGACCGACGGTGAACTGCTCGTCGACGGTGAGCCGACGACGTTCAGCTCGCCGGCCGACGCGCTGAGCAAGGGCATCGCCACGGTGTACCAGAACCTGGCAGTCGTCCCCCTGATGCCGGTGTGGCGCAACTTCTTTCTCGGCCAGGAGCTGCGCAAGAAGTCGTTCCCGTTCTCCCTCGACGCGAACGCCATGCGGGCCACCACGCTGACCGAACTGTCGAAGATGGGCATCGACCTGCCCGACGTCGACGTCCCGATCGGATCGCTGTCGGGCGGACAGAAGCAGTGCGTCGCGATCTCCCGTGCCGTGTTCTTCGGTGCCCGCGTCCTGATCCTCGACGAGCCGACGGCCGCCTTGGGCGTCAAGCAGTCCGGAGTGGTGCTGAAGTACATCACCGCGGCCAAGGAGGCAGGCTTCGGCGTCGTGTTCATCACGCACAACCCGCACCACGCGCACATGGTTGGTGACCACTTCGTCCTGCTCAATCGCGGGCAGCAGAAGCTCGATTGCAGCTACGAGGAGATCACCCTCGAGCACCTGACCCAGCAGATGGCCGGTGGCGACGAGTTGGAGGCGCTGTCGCACGAACTGGGCCGCAAGTAG
- a CDS encoding ABC transporter permease, with translation MTTQADLNMGDRKVVHDERVKERNRLQRFLIRPEMGAGIGAIGIFVFFLVVAAPFREASSLATVLYASSTIGIMACGVALLMIGGEFDLSAGVAVTFSSLAASMLAFNLHLNLWVGAALALVLALSVGFLNGYLVMKTKIPSFLITLSSFFMLAGINLAVTKLVAGQVATQSVSDMQGWASGQWVFAHAFTIFGVQVKITVLWWLLFTAVATWVLFKTKVGNWIFAVGGDADSARAVGVPVTKVKIGLFMFVGFCAWFVGMHLLFNFNTVQSGQGIGNEFFYIIAAVIGGCLLTGGYGTAIGAAIGAFIFGMTNQGIVYAGWDPDWFKFFLGAMLLFAVIANNAFRNYAAKR, from the coding sequence ATGACAACTCAGGCAGACCTGAACATGGGAGACCGCAAGGTCGTCCACGACGAACGGGTCAAGGAGCGCAACCGGCTGCAGCGCTTCCTGATTCGCCCGGAGATGGGTGCCGGCATCGGTGCCATCGGCATCTTCGTCTTCTTCTTGGTCGTTGCGGCACCGTTCCGCGAGGCGTCGTCGCTGGCGACCGTGCTCTACGCGAGTTCGACCATCGGGATCATGGCGTGCGGCGTCGCGCTGTTGATGATCGGCGGCGAGTTCGACCTCTCGGCGGGCGTCGCGGTGACGTTCAGCTCGCTGGCGGCGTCGATGCTGGCCTTCAACCTGCACCTCAACCTGTGGGTGGGGGCGGCGCTCGCGCTGGTGCTGGCGTTGAGCGTCGGCTTCCTCAACGGCTACCTGGTGATGAAGACCAAGATCCCCAGCTTCCTGATCACGCTGAGTTCGTTCTTCATGCTCGCCGGCATCAACCTCGCGGTGACCAAACTGGTTGCCGGACAGGTGGCGACGCAGAGCGTCAGCGACATGCAGGGCTGGGCATCGGGCCAGTGGGTGTTCGCCCACGCGTTCACGATCTTCGGCGTGCAGGTCAAGATCACCGTGCTGTGGTGGCTGCTCTTCACCGCGGTGGCGACGTGGGTGCTGTTTAAGACCAAGGTCGGCAACTGGATCTTCGCGGTCGGTGGAGACGCCGACAGCGCACGCGCAGTGGGCGTCCCAGTGACGAAGGTCAAGATCGGGCTGTTCATGTTCGTCGGCTTCTGCGCTTGGTTCGTCGGCATGCACCTGTTGTTCAACTTCAACACCGTGCAGTCCGGTCAGGGCATCGGCAACGAGTTCTTCTACATCATCGCCGCGGTCATCGGCGGCTGCCTGCTCACCGGCGGCTACGGAACGGCGATCGGCGCCGCCATCGGCGCGTTCATCTTCGGCATGACCAACCAGGGAATCGTCTACGCCGGCTGGGATCCCGACTGGTTCAAGTTCTTCCTGGGCGCGATGCTGCTCTTCGCGGTGATCGCCAACAATGCCTTCCGCAACTACGCAGCGAAGAGGTGA
- a CDS encoding Gfo/Idh/MocA family protein: protein MSIRIGILGASRIAESAIVGPAAELGHRLVAVAARERSRAEVFAEKYGVERVVGSYQDVIDDADVDVVYNPLANGLHAPWNLAAIAAGKPVLSEKPFARNKSEAAEVTEAAAAAGVTVLEGFHYYFHPLTQRAFDLAADGTLGEVTRVEVHMAMPAPPESDPRWSYDLAGGALMDLGCYGLHVMRSLGRLSVPGIEGVPAVARARAETRAADVDARCDVEAEFPGGATGLSTNSMLADDYSFEYRIIGTAGDVHVHDFIRPHVDDRLTLRTASGTTVERLGARPTYTYQLEAFAAHVESGAALPFGADDAVANMALVDDAYLAAGLPVR, encoded by the coding sequence ATGAGCATTCGCATTGGAATCCTAGGCGCATCGCGGATCGCCGAGTCGGCGATCGTCGGGCCCGCCGCCGAGTTGGGGCATCGACTGGTCGCGGTCGCCGCGCGCGAACGCTCGCGGGCCGAGGTCTTCGCCGAGAAGTACGGCGTCGAGAGGGTGGTCGGGTCCTACCAGGACGTCATTGACGACGCGGACGTCGACGTCGTCTACAACCCCCTGGCCAACGGCTTGCACGCGCCGTGGAACCTGGCCGCCATCGCCGCCGGGAAACCGGTGCTCAGCGAGAAACCGTTCGCCCGCAACAAATCCGAGGCCGCCGAGGTGACCGAGGCCGCCGCAGCGGCGGGCGTGACCGTGCTCGAGGGCTTCCACTACTACTTCCACCCGCTCACGCAACGGGCATTCGACCTCGCCGCCGATGGCACCCTCGGTGAGGTGACCCGCGTCGAGGTGCACATGGCCATGCCCGCGCCGCCTGAGTCCGATCCACGCTGGTCGTACGACCTCGCGGGCGGTGCGCTGATGGACCTCGGTTGCTACGGGCTGCACGTCATGCGGTCACTCGGCCGACTGTCGGTACCTGGCATCGAGGGAGTGCCCGCCGTGGCGCGGGCCCGGGCCGAGACGCGGGCCGCGGACGTCGACGCACGGTGCGACGTCGAGGCCGAGTTCCCGGGTGGCGCAACCGGCCTGTCGACGAATTCGATGCTCGCCGACGACTATTCGTTCGAGTACCGCATCATCGGCACGGCCGGTGACGTGCACGTGCACGACTTCATCCGGCCCCACGTCGACGACCGGCTGACTCTGCGCACCGCGTCCGGGACGACCGTGGAGCGTCTCGGCGCGCGGCCGACGTACACCTATCAACTCGAGGCGTTCGCCGCCCACGTGGAGAGCGGCGCCGCGCTGCCGTTCGGTGCCGACGACGCGGTGGCGAACATGGCCCTGGTCGACGACGCCTACCTGGCGGCGGGCCTCCCGGTCCGCTGA